Genomic segment of Prinia subflava isolate CZ2003 ecotype Zambia chromosome 4, Cam_Psub_1.2, whole genome shotgun sequence:
ATCTATATCTGGATATCTTCCCTAAGGGGTAAATACAGCAAAAGCTGTACAGTTTCTTTAGATTTTCTAGAGGAAGACAATATTCCCGATATCAAAGAGGTTGTAACTATTCTATCCAAGGTAAATGCTGTAAAATCCTTCAGGTTCAGATTCAGGTAGGGTTTTCAGCTGGGTCCATGGCTGCCTTGAATAAGCTGGAGCTTGTACAAGTGCCTGAGTCAGGGCCTACAAGCCTCTCCTCTTCGGCTCTTATTCCTCTCTGCTAATCTGTTATGTGAGGTTCATGGTCAGGCACCATTTTTGAGTTGGATGCCAAATTTCTAtcacaaaacatttattttcttccaccaAAAGATTTATGTTTTCATTGTAGCCGTCTCCAGTCTCTGGTAGCAGGAATGTTGGTGCTGGTTTCTCTGTAGCACCGGTGTAGGTGGATGGCTTGAGACTGATACCACACACAGTCATGTTCATTACTGTTTTTCCTGAAACACAAAAACTGCTTAGAACTTGGAATTCGCTTATCACTTCTCATGTGGAGAAGCCTGTACACAAATGGTCTTTTCATAAGACCTtattgtgttttggtttttttcctaaacaaagaacaaataaaaggaaaaggaactggaaggggaaaaaattaatttttaatggaaacacATTTagtcttttgttttctgcttgcCATAAAACATTAACATAGTAAACAAATTGATCTTTGCTCTTAAGTTCTTTAATAACATAAAGTATTTTGAGTTTTGGCATGGCTAAGATATGGTTAAACCACATGTTGCTGGTTGTGTTCCAACCTCTATTGTCACAGGTCTTTGACATCAAACTacattcttaaaaataaaagttgtgTGTAACCCACTTCTATTCACAGACAGCTTCGTTAAAAGTCCTGATTTGGGGGAGTGTTTTGGTATATTAGTGGTAACAGTATCTTCTGACCAAAACTACTTTTCCATGGGACACATTTCAAAGTCCAGgcattcccagtgccagcccctgctTTGTGCCTTGCAGCACCTTTTTGAGTGCTGCACCTCCACGTGAGCAAAGCTTCCGTAGGATGCTCTGAAACTTTACATTCTAGACTGCTCACCCAGTCATGGGACTGTTACAGTGGTTTTACAGTAGCAGAATATTTCAGTATACAGAGCTATTTCAAATAGGGGTGTGGGAGAAAGTGTCACTTTGGTCCACTTTTCTGAGGGTTGGTGTTATAATATAtaaccttttttcctttttttctctttttaacgCAGTGTAGTTcgcaataatttaaaatactctATAGACATTTAAACGATATACAATAATATAACTTAATTGGAGACCTCAGTTGTACTTAACAAATACTATTCTAATATATTTACAGTATCTAGTACCATGAGACTGTGCATTACTGTGTTTGGGAGCTTTATTTGCTTCCTGTCAAGAATGTAGTGGAAGTACAGTATTATCACTATTATTCAACATCAATACCCATGAATCCAAGGGGTGAATAAAGTATTTTAGGGGCCCCTGTTGACTTCTGTGCAGTTGCACTCATTCATGCCAAGgctgttatttaaaaataacagcaacatcaaaaaaaataagcaaatttgCATTGCTCTGTGGGGGAGTCATCAAAGGGGTCTGATTTTCAGAGGTTGAGTACTTGGGGTCAGAAGGGCAGGTCCTCACAAGTGTTCAGATGAAGGTCCCCAAATCATTAGTTACTTTTGATAATACAGGTCCACAGATTACAGAGGTAATTCTGGCTCGTTCACGTATCCAGCACGGGAGCTGGTGGAGCTCTAGGTCCACCAGCCCCTTGCCCCAAGAGCACCACAGGGATGGACAAGTGCTGCCGTGTCAGGTGGGGAGGGCTcatggctctgcagcccctcaaGACAAGtcatgaaatgaaacaaaagctaAAAATGCAGATATGCAGGTGTGAGGAGATTTTTAATTCCaagttttctgaaaatcagGCAGGGACCCTTGGGACAGGCAAACAATTACATGGTTAGATGGGCTGTGTTCTGTGGGCATATCTGGGGTTAAAACACTAGATTTTACAGCAGTAAAATATCTGAGgctgtttttaaaatctctcaTAAGGAAAAGGTGTAGGAATTAGGACTGAGTGCTATTAAGAAGtgagtttctttcttttaacaTTCATGTGCTTACCAGGGGGGGTACATTATTGCAAACCGTGAAATAATGATGACACAGACCAACCCAAATTTTGGCTTTCTCATGCTCATGAAGCCATGACAACTCAGAGGTTGCACTGCCTGACTTTCATTGACTTCTGAGCAtaagttttttaaaagtcttgGAAATACTAACTTTCAACCATTAAAGGGAAACGCAATGCCTGGAAGATCCTGCCAGCGCATTCAATGTCAAAGCAAAACCTTTGATATTTGTAGAAGCACGTCTTTGTATCCTAAAAATCCCTATGAGGATCTGTGAGCAGGTGCTCCACACCTCAGGCCTGAGTCAAAAAAGGTCATTCTTATTCAGGAGGCAAGTGGGAAAAGTTGACATCGAACATTGGTAACCAAAGCTTCATGTGATGTTTTCGCTCAGTTCTGGCAATTGCTTAAGGCCTACAGTAATTGAACTCTCTAATAGTGGAGTGACAACAGATCAGTAGCATTGAAGTACTTAGGGAGAACCAAATACAAAAGTCATAAAGTCAGAGTTCCAATAAGTTTACATTTAGTACAGAATTAAGACATAGCTACCCGTTAGTGCTTAGAATTTTTTGATActaataaaaacataaataattatttttaatgttcattCAAAGACTTCCAGTGTCACTGGCAGCTGATGTAATTTTGTGAatgtttgttggggttttgttccaAACTGATAGCGGAGTATTTCTGCCATAGATTTTGCTCTCTATCAGTTGTTTTCTCTCTACCTGCTTTCTTAGAAATTTTGGGTTTTGCGGTGAGAATGTTGTGTTCTAGTCAGTGAAGATTTCCTTAAAAAAGTTTTTGTTTGCACAGGGCCAGACAGTTTTGTTGCTGTAAAACAGGAGAAagtgtctttttcttttcaatgtcATGGGAGCTGCAACGCAATCAGCTTCTCTGATATGTATAACTTAAAACACTAAGAGAACTCTACAACACCCAGATtgtagcttaaaaaaaaaaaaaagggagagagacagagagaacgTTTCATGTGGTTGTCAACATCACCTTAATCCTGTTGCCCTTGCTTCCAAAGCAGTTACAACAGCCAGCCAGCCAAAATGCACCATCCTTAGAAGTGTAAGTAGTAGTGGGGAGGGAGTGGTTGTTGTGGTGTTGGCTGGGGTTCTTTTCCCCAAGAGGATCAGATGTGCAAAATGACGCTGTCGTTGTTTGTTGTACTCCGCTTTCCTCGCCTGCGGTGGTTTGCTCTGTTTGTGTGCACGCCGTGCTGTTATTTGCAGGTGAACACCTCTGTCCGCTCGCTGCACGTGTTGCACTTGACAAAGCAGCACCAGTGGAATTTGCAGTTGCACTGCCACACCTTGGTGTACTGGTGTGTGTTGTACCCTCTCCCACAGCACATCATGTCGCACCCGTCCGCATTGGGCGAGGTGCGGTTGCAGAGCCGTCCCTGGGTGCCGACGCTCCCGGTGGAAGCGTCTTCCTCACAGTAGTTGGGTGACTTTTCGATATACACTAAATCTGTTTCCATGGGTTTCTGGTAGCTCTTGATCTGCTTGATCTTCAGGAAGGTTGGCTGTCTCAGTCTGCTGGCTCGTACCACCTCCACTTGCACGGCGGCGttgtatttctctttcaaaatataTCCAATCTCTCTGAATTTGGGAAGCGTGGTCCAGCAGGTCTTGGTTGTACAGGACCCTGAGACTCCATGACACTTGCACTCCAATTTCATTCTCTCTTCAAGAACCTGTGTGTACAGACATTTGTTACTGCAGGAAAACAATATTGCAAGCCTGCCTAAACCTCGGTCTGTTTACTTCATATGAATATTCATTACTGCTGGATGAAATATTTCGAATGCATGCTTATAAATCTTCTCACCTCCCAGCAGAATGCTCATAACACATTTTGTTTCAAGTGGCACCTGGTTGGAAATACAgtgttttgtaatttttgtggaaaacatttccattctttttccaaatattGGAGAATATTTACGTACGTTTTAGAGGACATTTCTTTAGAGCCACAGGGGACTTCAGATTTTTCAaatcatttttgttttgagaacagaaaaaaaaatgggtttggGGGTTAAGTGGCATAAGATTCAAAATAATCTTTTTGCTTTAAGTAATGATCAAAGAATACTTAAAAACAGTATATACTGTGTGACTGAATAAGCCTACATGCAGGgagctggaactagatgatctctaaggtcacgtccaacccaaaccattttatgattctatatTCACTGCATAATTAAAGATTTTGCCTATATACCTATACCTATACCACCAGTGGTAAACGTATGGACTATTCCACCCCCAGAATGTCCCATCCCCTTTAAAAGCAGCACTCATTGCAGTATTTAGTCCAACTATTAAGCAAATAATCAgccagaaatacaattttttccACCAGGGCAATGGTAACACAACattagagggaaaaaatcaaCAACGAGCCGAAGAGAAATGCGTTGCTGTTGCAGAGGAGGTTCAGCCAGAGGGGTTTAATTCAGAGGGGACACAAACTGGTGGGTGCTCAGGCTCATGCTCCACTGtcatcctgcctctcctgctgcagccaagcCGTGCCAGGACGGGCACATCCCTCCTTCCCCGGGCCAGGTTGTGCCGGGGAAGGCGGCGATGTTCTCCTGCTCCGTGCGGGCGGCAGAGCGAGGCCGGCCCCGCGGAAGCGCCTCTCTGTTCCCCTGCCCTCGCGCTACCACTTAAGCCTGACCATAATTACACCCACAGTCATCATTAGCTTATGAAAATCAAGGCCTAAGAACAAAGCGAGCTGATCTTTCCCCTTCGCAATGGGATGCTAACAAAGAAATATGAGCTACCGAGCTTGTCTGAAAGCATTACTGATGCTGCAGACCATCTCCTGTAGTGGTTTCGCTGCAGATCCCAGAACATGACTGAAATGGGCAAAGGATAAAAGGGCCGAAATCTGAGTACAATAGCATAATGAAGTAGGAGGGAGTAAAAAATGCTTACTGCTTCAGAAACtggccttaaaataaaagctgtacAGATCTGGTTATCCCTGCAAATAGAGGGCACCCTCCTGAGTTGTTTGAGTTTCACTTAAATTgtatggtttgttttttcccaaatttctggGGTTTCAATATTAAAGAGAATATTTGGATTTGATTCTCCCTTACCAACAAACGGTAGCAAGCACAAGATAGCTGAGCAACCTATGCAAGTATCAtaaaatatcctgagttggaagggaccctttGAGTCCAGCTCAGGACAACTCCAAAATCCCatcctgtgcatccctgagagtgttgtccaaacgctcctggagctctggcagccttggggccatGACCCCAAATAAGATTTCAGTGCTCTTCCACAGATCAGGGTTCAAATAATCTATTAATATTTAGATGTGTTTGTGGATAGATATAAACATGCTTAGAAGTTTGATATTGCtgaaaaatgtttggttttgttaaaaCTAACCCATTCCTACAGCGTTCTCAAGATGCAGTTACAGCTGTGAGAACTGCAGCAAAATCCATGACAAAAGGTGGATGGAGGCAACTCTTACACCCCCACCAAAGAGCACTGGGATCCAAGGATTTCCAGGAAAGCCTTGCCGATGGGACCTGTCACCCCTGAGGAGTAAATCTTGGTGAAGTGTACATATTTTGTCATGCTCTACATGTGTTTCTGGTGTCTGCATTTTGGCTGAAAAGGCAAAGTCAGTAACTTGCTAAGAGAGACAGACATCACCCATTTCAGTGTCCTGGGTGACACCTTTGgaaatgtatatttatatatagatGCCTGTCTGTCTATATAATAATTGTTTGCCTCTGTGTGTTTGGTTCAGATGCTGATGTTTAAACACATTATTACAtgcattatatatatattatttatcaACTGCCTGGCAGCCTCTATTGTACAATCTGCAACTTTGTCCTaattcttgattttctttttcttttttccattgtCTTTCTGAAGGTCCTGTTTTGTGAATCATTTCGGTGAGCAGAAACCTGatttcactgctgtgttttttcaAAGATTCCCACTGGTTTTGATGGTGGGAGGACTTGCAAATGCAAGCCATGCAGGCTCAAAAAAGCAGAAGTCTCAAAAAGAATTAACTCATGCTCCTGAAGCCAAtcttgcaggtttttttaa
This window contains:
- the WNT7B gene encoding protein Wnt-7b isoform X4, which codes for MGINECQYQFRYGRWNCSALGEKTVFGQELRVGSREAAFTYAITAAGVAHAVTAACSQGNLSNCGCDREKQGYYNQEEGWKWGGCSADIRYGIEFSRRFVDAREIKKNARRLMNLHNNEAGRKVLEERMKLECKCHGVSGSCTTKTCWTTLPKFREIGYILKEKYNAAVQVEVVRASRLRQPTFLKIKQIKSYQKPMETDLVYIEKSPNYCEEDASTGSVGTQGRLCNRTSPNADGCDMMCCGRGYNTHQYTKVWQCNCKFHWCCFVKCNTCSERTEVFTCK